In the genome of Apostichopus japonicus isolate 1M-3 chromosome 15, ASM3797524v1, whole genome shotgun sequence, one region contains:
- the LOC139981038 gene encoding MAP kinase-activated protein kinase 5-like: MSSSHVKIKESSILDDYDVEWSEKLGTGVNGPVYRCRGRADGLDYALKLLRNNAHGLREVELHFLCTSHPHIVNIQDVYANRVQHPGDGNVGKALFVVMELMKGGELFDRITKAQKFTERNAARFTKQIALAVERCHTLNIAHRDLKPENLLLNDETEDAVIKLGDFGFAKVDDGNLKTPHFTPYYVAPQVLEAKRKSQSKDFGVRQSDPYTYDKCCDMWSLGVIIYIMLCGYPPFCPTTPTDVPLTPDMQQKIMSGQYEFSKADWSHISSNAKNVVDRLLKVDPLKRMTVTELINHPWLQESMGTDIILNSPSIFMDKNMLLEAQGVHSAQLTSMRLQESKVHLKPMTMANNPLIRKRKQSSSTLQQPAAKRTSTESSLQKLKDLLSYCKHSLNDGNMLNQDKLLMLIQDVTERNSGSTHLQELLQNLKLNGETSHQDLDLNHFCKIVETAILALEMDET, encoded by the exons ATGAGCAGCTCACATGTAAAAATAAAG GAATCATCGATTCTAGATGACTATGATGTGGAGTGGTCGGAGAAGCTGGGCACGGGTGTCAACGGACCTGTTTACCGGTGTCGAGGTCGAGCCGACGGGTTGGACTACGCTCTGAAACTCTTGAGGAATAATGCACATGGACTGAGAGAAGTCGAACTGCATTTTCTATGCACCTCTCATCCACACATCGTGAATATTCAAGATGTGTATGCAAATCGTGTTCAGCACCCAGGCGACGGCAATGTAGGGAAAGCACTTTTTGTGGTGATGGAACTGATGAAAGGTGGCGAACTCTTTGATCGAATCACAAAAGCTCAGAAGTTCACGGAGAGGAATGCTGCTCGTTTCACGAAACAG ATTGCTCTAGCAGTCGAGAGATGTCATACTCTCAACATCGCACACAGAGACTTGAAACCAGAAAATCTGCTCTTAAATGATGAGACAGAG GATGCTGTTATCAAGCTTGGTGATTTTGGATTTGCCAAAGTGGACGATGGAAATCTGAAGACCCCTCATTTTACCCCTTACTATGTAGCACCTCAG GTTTTAGAAGCTAAAAGGAAATCTCAGTCGAAAGACTTTGGTGTGAGACAGTCAGACCCGTACACCTATGACAAA TGTTGTGACATGTGGTCCCTCGGTGTCATCATCTACATAATGCTCTGTGGATATCCTCCATTTTGTCCGACCACGCCAACCGATGTACCTTTGACTCCGGACATGCAGCAAAAGATAATGTCCGGGCAGTATGAGTTCAGCAAGGCGGATTGGTCTCATATATCTTCCAATGCTAAAAATGTCGTTGATAG ACTTTTAAAGGTTGACCCATTGAAGAGGATGACTGTTACAGAGCTAATAAATCATCCCTGGCTGCAGGAATCTATGGGAACAGACATCATTCTTAACTCTCCTTCAATCTTCATGGATAAG aatatgctCCTTGAAGCTCAAGGCGTCCATTCTGCCCAGCTGACCAGTATGCGTCTACAAGAGAGTAAAGTCCACCTGAAACCGATGACCATGGCAAATAATCCACTTATACGAAAGAGAAAGCAGTCAAG CTCGACTTTACAGCAACCAGCAGCCAAAAGAACTTCCACAGAATCAAGTCTTCAAAAACTGAAGGATTTATTGAGTTACTGCAAACACTCATTGAACG ATGGGAACATGTTAAACCAAGATAAACTTTTGATGTTGATCCAAGATGTAACCGAAAGAAACTCGGGCTCAACTCACTTACAGGAACTACTCCAGAATTTAAAGTTGAATg GTGAAACCTCTCACCAGGATCTAGATCTGAATCACTTTTGCAAAATTGTCGAGACCGCAATTCTTGCCCTGGAAATGGACGAAACTTGA